One window of Nymphaea colorata isolate Beijing-Zhang1983 chromosome 1, ASM883128v2, whole genome shotgun sequence genomic DNA carries:
- the LOC116246924 gene encoding probable long-chain-alcohol O-fatty-acyltransferase 1 — MESLARVWLIALASLLYVYAVVARLPKNASRLMAVLPIAYLFLKIPWLLSSLFFRTVSAFCLVWLCNFRLVLFCFDSGPLAENRDSLIRFLVFAALPIKAQQRAGGSTSKLQQPPHLLRSVANLAMEAIVMLLCLRVYGHKEALPHQSIVILVYGLNLMVTADGLFVAAAVLARLCLRVELQPQFNRPFLSSSIRDFWARRWNLVVSSTLREAVYQPVWAACRGVIGRKRARDVGVMAAFLVSGLMHEVLLYYMTCQAPSWEWAAFFTLHGLLAAAEEWLEGLLGPGLVGGLPRAVKIGMTLTALFSTGTWLFFPPVIRHNLDLKVASEVQDGVRFLAHRLTAAAGHATAAFHL, encoded by the coding sequence ATGGAGAGCCTGGCGAGAGTGTGGCTCATCGCCCTCGCTTCCTTGCTCTACGTATACGCCGTCGTCGCCAGGCTACCAAAGAACGCTTCGCGTCTCATGGCTGTGCTGCCCATCGCCTACCTCTTCCTGAAGATCCCCTGGCTgctttcctccctctttttccGCACCGTCAGCGCCTTCTGCCTCGTCTGGCTCTGCAACTTCCGCCTTGTCCTTTTCTGCTTCGATTCGGGACCCCTAGCCGAGAACCGCGACTCGCTCATCCGCTTCCTCGTGTTCGCGGCCCTCCCCATCAAGGCGCAGCAGCGCGCTGGCGGATCCACCAGCAAACTCCAGCAGCCGCCGCACCTTCTCCGCTCAGTGGCGAATCTCGCGATGGAGGCAATCGTCATGCTTCTGTGTCTGAGAGTATACGGGCACAAGGAGGCGCTGCCGCACCAGAGCATCGTCATCTTAGTCTACGGCCTGAACTTGATGGTCACAGCTGACGGCCTCTTCGTCGCCGCGGCGGTCCTTGCCCGGCTGTGCCTGCGCGTGGAGCTGCAGCCGCAGTTCAACCGGCCTTTCCTATCGAGTTCGATCCGCGACTTCTGGGCGCGCCGATGGAACCTTGTCGTCAGCAGCACGCTCCGCGAGGCCGTGTACCAGCCGGTTTGGGCGGCGTGCAGGGGAGTAATCGGCCGGAAGAGGGCAAGGGACGTCGGAGTGATGGCCGCTTTCCTGGTATCCGGCCTGATGCACGAGGTACTGCTGTACTACATGACGTGTCAAGCGCCGAGCTGGGAGTGGGCAGCCTTTTTTACTCTGCACGGCCTCCTAGCGGCGGCTGAAGAGTGGTTGGAAGGGCTGCTGGGGCCTGGGCTAGTGGGTGGCCTGCCGCGAGCCGTAAAAATCGGTATGACTTTGACGGCGTTGTTTTCAACGGGCACGTGGCTCTTCTTCCCTCCCGTGATCAGACACAATCTCGATCTCAAGGTGGCGTCTGAAGTACAAGATGGTGTCCGATTTCTGGCCCATCGCTTAACGGCTGCTGCTGGCCATGCAACGGCTGCCTTTCATCTCTGA